The genomic interval TCCAAGTGGCCTTGCGCAAGCACGAGTATTACGCGAATACCGGCCGTTCGCTTTTCGGCCGGATTATGAAAAAGTTCTGGGGCGCCGTACATGAAATTTACGGCGTCCGGCTCGGCTTTTCTATTCCGATCAACGTATTCGGTCCCGGATTGCGGATCAACCATTACGGTCTGATCGTCGTCAATCCGAAGGCGCGCGTCGGCGCCTTTTGCGACATTCATCAGGGCGTCAATATCGGGGAGGGTTTCGGGAAAGACGATGTCCCCGAGATAGGCGATCATGTCTATATCGGCCCAGGAGCCAAGATTTACGGCCGGATCCGGATTGCCGACCGGACCGCCGTCGGCGCCAATGCCGTCGTGAACAGGTCGTTCGAGCGGCCCGACACGACGATCGCCGGCGTTCCGGCCCGGCAGGTGGCCGACAGAGGCAATCCGTACGAGCACTGATCGCCGTCTGGGTATTTCAGCCGTGTTTCGATGCCGTGGCTGTTCGACCGTTTTTTGTTCAGGATAAAGTTTTTATGAAGCGGGATATCGGAATCTGATGTCCGTCCGTTCGTTGTGCGTTCGGGAACGGTCTTTCTGCTTCTTTGTTCACGACAGAATAACCGGCCCGCGATATGTCGGTCGGGAATCTTTACGGAAGTACGATTTGGGGGTTCTTTCCCGAAGCATATGCGTACAGGCTCGGGTCTGGCATGTCTGTCTTTGTTGAAATTGTCTTAGCGGAATATCCGAGGCCGGCGGTCGATCGGCCTCCTACGCTTTTCGTTTTTGTAAATGGGAGTGCCCGTGTCTGGGAGTTTGCTTTGTGTGACCACTATAAGATTTCCCGAGGAATCTCGTTGTTGGAAGTCTCCTTGTAGCATTTTGATTGTCGAATAACCGTCAAGCAGCGGCTTGTTCAAGATGAACCGGGCACAGTCCTCAGGCCGGGTCGCATAGTCCGCGTACTTTTCCAGACAGTCGTCCACCATGGCCCGCCAGCGGGCGAGGCTGTCATTTTTTTCGACGAGGACCGATATCGTAAAAGAATAAGTCATTTCTTTTACGAATTTGCGAATTTCTGCTTCATAAGTTTTGAATAAAAGAGCTTGAGTCCCGAGGGCATGGTCCGTTGTTTCCGTTGCTTCTTGTAGTTTGAATCGTAATAATCGGGCACCGACTTCGTGCAAGTCGAATATGATTTGTTCGTGCGCAATCCCGGCCGTA from Alistipes ihumii AP11 carries:
- a CDS encoding serine O-acetyltransferase; its protein translation is MILSKSDLQRYLELDRRALGIRRAKRPPLTGYRVWKFQVALRKHEYYANTGRSLFGRIMKKFWGAVHEIYGVRLGFSIPINVFGPGLRINHYGLIVVNPKARVGAFCDIHQGVNIGEGFGKDDVPEIGDHVYIGPGAKIYGRIRIADRTAVGANAVVNRSFERPDTTIAGVPARQVADRGNPYEH